In Candidatus Cohnella colombiensis, one DNA window encodes the following:
- a CDS encoding TetR/AcrR family transcriptional regulator, with product MQGKKRKILDIAMRCFARKGYHATSIQEIADELGMAKGSIYFYFKSKEDLLTSVLEYYVELLQERMQEFPSDRSLTPREVLSTQLEQQFIFFRENMDFVAMLMNEPVTGLQPDIEQLLRRFRARASIWNVKHLLAIYGHTIEEHTGDLSVLLTGMSTQFTQSVLIDRIQLDERRLSRYIVNRLDDLVTGILKRQEEPLLPSADLQTLYNVAGLKRDDFDREIHDLEKLIERVSESEKEEMWTEKQRSDVIAALTTLLVEIHRSQPSRIVSLGMLAYLREQGPVEWQELLIRVEQKLYPEKL from the coding sequence ATGCAGGGAAAGAAGCGGAAAATATTAGATATTGCTATGAGATGCTTCGCACGAAAAGGGTATCACGCAACTTCGATTCAGGAAATTGCCGATGAGCTTGGAATGGCGAAAGGCTCTATCTATTTCTACTTCAAGTCAAAGGAAGACTTGCTCACCTCCGTTTTAGAATATTATGTGGAGCTTTTGCAAGAACGAATGCAGGAGTTTCCGAGCGATCGAAGTTTAACTCCGCGAGAGGTGCTTAGCACGCAGCTTGAGCAGCAGTTCATCTTCTTTAGAGAGAATATGGATTTTGTAGCGATGTTAATGAATGAACCCGTTACAGGATTGCAGCCTGATATCGAGCAATTATTGCGCCGATTTAGAGCCAGAGCATCCATATGGAATGTGAAGCATCTACTCGCGATATATGGCCATACGATCGAGGAGCACACCGGTGATTTGTCTGTGTTATTAACAGGGATGAGCACTCAATTTACCCAATCGGTTTTAATCGATCGTATACAGCTCGATGAACGCAGGCTCAGTCGGTACATTGTGAATCGGTTAGACGATCTCGTTACAGGTATTCTCAAACGGCAAGAGGAGCCGCTTTTACCGAGCGCCGACTTACAGACTCTTTATAACGTTGCGGGATTAAAGCGGGATGACTTCGACCGAGAAATTCATGATTTGGAAAAGTTAATTGAGCGAGTGTCTGAATCGGAAAAAGAAGAAATGTGGACTGAGAAGCAAAGATCGGATGTCATTGCTGCACTTACGACGTTATTGGTGGAAATACACAGATCTCAGCCGAGCCGTATTGTTTCGCTAGGCATGCTTGCCTACTTGCGAGAGCAGGGCCCTGTGGAGTGGCAGGAGCTTTTAATCCGAGTCGAACAGAAGCTTTACCCGGAAAAGTTATAG
- a CDS encoding alcohol dehydrogenase catalytic domain-containing protein, protein MKQVKAFGPQDLRFVEASVPVLATDEVLIDMKACGICGSDKWFWYVKEPTDYVAGHEVAGEVVAVGSDVSSLQVGDRVAVNNVKGCGTCEACLGGQFVRCPNGITHMGFGFSEQLAVPERNCLKLDNSVSDEVGALIFDNWGTPYSAIDRTMMKSGDYVLVIGCGPIGLAAIRLATVRGAIVIAVDPIAARLEMAKKQGAVVALSPDEANDEVLNDFTNNQGMTIVLECSGKPASYKLAYRALSIGGTLVSIGEGAKFEFHSSDWIHKHLTLIGSLYSTMEAGAQVQQLIVSGEIAPLAIVTHRFKLEEVPAQFGKVIEYSEGLLKSIVVR, encoded by the coding sequence GTGAAGCAGGTCAAAGCATTCGGTCCTCAGGATCTCAGGTTCGTAGAAGCTTCTGTACCGGTATTGGCAACAGATGAAGTATTGATCGATATGAAAGCATGTGGGATCTGTGGCTCAGACAAATGGTTCTGGTACGTGAAGGAGCCGACCGATTACGTGGCGGGTCATGAGGTTGCCGGAGAAGTCGTTGCGGTTGGGAGCGATGTAAGCAGCTTGCAGGTTGGCGATCGGGTTGCCGTCAACAATGTGAAAGGCTGTGGTACATGTGAAGCGTGCTTAGGGGGACAATTCGTTCGTTGTCCAAACGGGATCACTCATATGGGGTTCGGTTTCTCAGAGCAATTAGCTGTGCCTGAACGTAATTGTTTGAAGCTTGACAACTCAGTCAGCGATGAAGTCGGTGCTCTGATCTTTGACAATTGGGGGACACCCTATTCCGCAATCGATCGGACAATGATGAAGTCAGGAGATTATGTACTTGTTATCGGATGTGGACCGATCGGGCTTGCTGCGATCAGGTTGGCGACAGTAAGAGGAGCTATTGTAATTGCAGTAGATCCGATTGCGGCACGACTTGAGATGGCGAAGAAGCAAGGGGCGGTTGTTGCGCTATCACCTGATGAGGCGAACGATGAGGTATTGAACGATTTTACGAACAATCAAGGAATGACAATCGTGCTGGAATGCTCGGGTAAACCGGCATCCTACAAGCTTGCTTATCGTGCACTAAGCATTGGCGGAACGCTAGTATCGATCGGTGAAGGTGCGAAGTTCGAATTTCATTCTAGTGATTGGATTCATAAGCATTTAACGTTGATCGGATCGCTCTATTCAACAATGGAAGCTGGAGCACAGGTGCAACAGCTTATCGTAAGTGGAGAGATTGCCCCCTTGGCGATTGTGACGCATCGCTTTAAGCTGGAAGAGGTTCCTGCGCAATTTGGCAAAGTTATTGAATATAGCGAGGGATTGCTAAAATCGATTGTTGTCCGATAA
- a CDS encoding sugar phosphate isomerase/epimerase, translated as MIRLGGPIYIANPDPDQWINALKQEGYTAAVCPVDSDADTSLIDAFRAAAEQNDILIAEVGAWSNPISPDDAERLQALDKCKRQLYLADRIGARCCVNIAGSRNRDQWDGPHPDNYSEDTFALVVDTVRNIIDEVKPENACFALEAMPWMIPDSADSYLELVRAIDRKKFAVHFDPVNIINHPRQYYRNGAMIRDFIAKLGSAIVTCHAKDIRLNTKLTVHLEEVVPGNGELAYGVLLRELHNLGREIPLILEHLSSEEEYRTAAKYIRSVAAREQIELRA; from the coding sequence ATGATTAGATTAGGTGGGCCTATTTATATTGCTAATCCAGACCCGGACCAGTGGATAAACGCGTTGAAGCAAGAAGGCTATACCGCAGCTGTTTGTCCAGTGGACAGCGATGCGGACACATCGCTGATTGATGCTTTTCGAGCAGCAGCGGAGCAAAATGATATCCTCATCGCAGAGGTTGGGGCTTGGAGTAATCCAATCAGTCCGGATGATGCAGAGCGCCTTCAAGCACTAGATAAGTGCAAACGCCAATTGTACCTTGCGGATCGAATCGGTGCTCGTTGTTGTGTTAATATAGCTGGTTCTCGCAATCGTGACCAGTGGGATGGTCCTCATCCGGATAATTATAGTGAAGATACATTTGCTCTAGTTGTTGACACAGTGCGCAATATTATTGATGAGGTAAAACCGGAAAATGCTTGTTTTGCTTTGGAAGCGATGCCTTGGATGATCCCGGACTCGGCGGATTCGTATCTTGAATTGGTACGTGCAATAGATCGGAAGAAGTTCGCTGTTCACTTCGATCCTGTCAATATCATTAACCATCCAAGGCAGTATTACCGAAACGGAGCGATGATTCGTGATTTCATTGCTAAGTTAGGTTCTGCCATCGTTACGTGCCATGCGAAGGATATTCGTTTAAACACGAAGCTTACGGTTCATTTGGAGGAAGTTGTACCTGGCAACGGTGAGTTAGCCTATGGCGTACTCCTTCGCGAGCTTCATAATTTGGGCAGGGAGATTCCACTCATCCTTGAGCATCTTTCCAGTGAAGAGGAGTATCGTACCGCAGCAAAATATATTAGAAGCGTAGCAGCAAGAGAGCAGATTGAGCTTCGTGCCTAG
- a CDS encoding aldose epimerase: MSSQFEIRSYTDTYLLYELSDYATDSKVIICPERGGIVISCQLRGKELLYLDRDTFLNPNANIRGGIPILFPICGQLVNGKYDWNGHTYQMKNHGIARTEAWEVIASSTEEGASLTLSLHSNAETLRAFPFAFGLQFTYRLKDGILTIEQQYHNRSSEEMPMVTGFHPYFATASKDLTYLSDATTMLDYNDQQVKPFNKSFDLTGLVESVALLDADRSEIKFPIGDNQLVHLQYSKQFRYVVLWSVEGKPFVCVEPWTALNEALNDKAELIFIAPEQTLELSLSISLESGV; the protein is encoded by the coding sequence ATGAGTTCTCAATTTGAAATACGCTCTTACACAGACACTTATCTGTTATATGAACTGTCCGATTACGCAACAGACTCCAAAGTAATTATTTGTCCTGAAAGAGGTGGGATCGTGATTAGCTGCCAACTTCGCGGCAAGGAACTCCTCTACCTCGATCGAGATACATTCCTCAACCCCAATGCCAACATTCGCGGAGGAATTCCGATTTTATTCCCGATTTGCGGACAACTCGTTAACGGAAAGTATGACTGGAACGGTCATACCTATCAGATGAAAAATCACGGTATAGCACGAACTGAGGCTTGGGAGGTTATCGCCTCATCGACTGAGGAGGGCGCTTCATTGACTCTTTCGCTCCACAGCAATGCCGAAACGCTACGCGCGTTCCCTTTTGCATTCGGACTACAGTTCACCTATCGACTAAAGGATGGTATTCTCACAATCGAACAACAATATCACAATCGTTCCTCAGAAGAGATGCCTATGGTAACCGGATTCCACCCTTACTTCGCTACAGCCAGTAAAGATCTGACTTATCTCTCCGATGCAACAACGATGCTCGATTATAACGATCAGCAGGTAAAGCCTTTTAATAAGTCCTTCGATCTTACGGGTCTCGTTGAATCAGTAGCCCTGTTGGACGCAGATCGTTCAGAAATCAAATTCCCGATTGGAGATAATCAGCTTGTACATCTCCAGTATAGCAAACAGTTCCGATATGTTGTGCTCTGGTCAGTAGAAGGCAAACCTTTCGTTTGTGTAGAGCCGTGGACTGCTTTGAATGAAGCACTGAACGATAAAGCAGAATTAATATTCATTGCTCCAGAACAGACATTGGAGTTATCGCTTTCTATTTCTCTCGAGAGCGGCGTATAA
- a CDS encoding LacI family DNA-binding transcriptional regulator: protein MKKSEINANEIAKLAGVSRSTVSRVINDYKNVPAETRKKVMDMIEQYNYVPNISAQVLAGKKTQTIGLFMIETGHVSSDMISNMLLASVIESASSHGYYVLTQIIRGTDDAGSIRGVKDIFYQRRIDGGIFIGAANEEPFIEELIAEGYSVAIVDQELPGHYEVNRIVSNFDNHKGMRLAVQHLVNLNHTQIGHVSGDMKRYSGPSKLEGFYAAMEQFNLPIVQDWIIPAGFNEESGYHALQQFIISGKQLPTAIVMANDSVAFGAIRALKEHGVQVPDQISIVGFDDHALSERFQPALTTLRIDFSNMMERLATSLIEQIEKKRTTYTKITVDMQLIERESTKQK from the coding sequence TTGAAGAAGTCAGAGATTAATGCGAACGAAATAGCCAAACTTGCAGGTGTATCTCGCAGCACAGTGAGTCGAGTCATTAATGATTACAAGAATGTTCCGGCAGAAACTCGCAAGAAGGTCATGGACATGATCGAGCAATACAACTATGTCCCGAATATATCTGCACAAGTATTAGCTGGCAAGAAGACACAGACGATCGGACTGTTCATGATTGAGACAGGTCATGTTTCTAGTGATATGATTTCGAATATGTTACTTGCGAGTGTAATTGAGAGCGCTTCCTCTCATGGTTACTATGTTCTTACACAAATCATTCGAGGTACTGATGATGCTGGCAGCATTCGAGGCGTGAAAGATATTTTCTATCAGAGAAGGATTGATGGAGGGATCTTTATTGGCGCAGCGAACGAGGAACCGTTCATTGAAGAGCTGATTGCCGAAGGTTATTCTGTGGCGATTGTCGATCAGGAGTTACCTGGGCACTACGAAGTAAACCGAATCGTATCAAACTTTGATAATCATAAGGGTATGAGATTGGCTGTACAGCACCTTGTAAATTTAAATCACACACAAATCGGACATGTTAGTGGCGACATGAAGCGATACTCAGGACCCTCTAAGCTTGAAGGCTTCTATGCAGCGATGGAGCAATTCAATCTTCCTATTGTCCAGGACTGGATTATACCTGCGGGTTTTAATGAAGAAAGTGGTTATCACGCTCTTCAACAGTTTATTATCAGCGGTAAACAATTGCCGACGGCGATCGTGATGGCCAATGATAGTGTTGCATTCGGTGCGATTCGCGCCTTGAAGGAGCATGGCGTCCAAGTACCGGATCAGATTTCGATTGTAGGGTTTGATGATCATGCGCTTAGCGAACGATTCCAACCTGCTTTGACGACATTAAGAATCGATTTTTCCAACATGATGGAGCGTCTTGCGACTTCTCTCATTGAACAGATTGAGAAGAAACGGACAACGTATACGAAGATTACAGTGGATATGCAGCTTATTGAACGGGAATCTACAAAACAAAAATAA
- a CDS encoding VOC family protein, protein MTTNLLGNNVITQIGLLVNDIERTSQAYANFFGMDKPNWFWTDTPDVAQTEYLGNASEARAKLAFFDMGSLQLELIEPDHHPSTWRLSLDENGEGVHHIAFGIKGMKEKIAVLEGAGMPLLQKGEYTGGRYAYIDSFKELKVLIELLEND, encoded by the coding sequence ATGACAACAAATCTGCTCGGTAATAATGTCATTACTCAAATTGGTTTACTAGTTAACGATATTGAACGAACGTCTCAAGCCTATGCCAACTTCTTTGGTATGGATAAACCTAATTGGTTTTGGACGGATACACCGGATGTTGCTCAAACAGAATACTTGGGAAATGCTTCAGAAGCTCGGGCGAAACTCGCATTTTTCGATATGGGCTCGTTACAGCTCGAATTGATTGAACCGGATCATCATCCGAGCACATGGCGTCTGTCGCTAGATGAGAATGGTGAAGGTGTACATCATATTGCGTTCGGAATAAAAGGAATGAAGGAGAAGATTGCTGTGCTCGAAGGTGCGGGAATGCCTTTGCTGCAGAAGGGTGAGTATACCGGGGGACGTTATGCATATATCGACTCTTTCAAAGAACTGAAAGTGCTGATCGAATTACTAGAGAACGATTAA
- a CDS encoding SDR family NAD(P)-dependent oxidoreductase, translating to MNVLITGAGRGLGYQLTEQAVLRGHFVIACVRGGIEASESLQALAREHTDRLRIESLDVTQEEQVSRLNEQLREDSIELSGIINNAGILLGREHKIASLPMQQLRMTLDVNLLGPMIVAKHLSSLLSEHANAKILNISSEAGSFAGAYGGDYAYALSKSALNMFSKQLGDELRPRGVRVLAVHPGWIRTDMGGDNAPNSATDSALGILGLLEGTTPIAEQLFFVDHLGKEMPL from the coding sequence ATGAATGTTCTGATTACGGGTGCAGGTAGAGGATTAGGCTATCAGTTAACTGAACAAGCAGTACTTCGCGGACACTTCGTCATTGCCTGCGTGCGTGGAGGGATTGAAGCTTCTGAATCGTTACAGGCTCTCGCTCGGGAGCATACGGATCGCCTTCGTATCGAGTCTCTCGACGTTACACAGGAAGAACAAGTGAGTCGGCTAAATGAGCAATTGCGAGAAGATTCTATAGAGCTTTCTGGAATAATAAACAATGCAGGCATCTTATTGGGACGTGAGCATAAGATCGCTTCACTTCCGATGCAACAACTTCGGATGACGCTTGATGTGAATTTGTTAGGTCCGATGATCGTAGCTAAGCATCTTTCATCGCTACTGAGTGAGCATGCAAACGCCAAAATTCTCAATATTTCTTCAGAAGCAGGCAGCTTCGCGGGTGCGTATGGTGGAGACTATGCTTATGCGTTATCCAAATCTGCATTAAATATGTTTTCCAAGCAGCTAGGAGATGAGCTTCGTCCGCGTGGAGTTCGGGTGCTTGCGGTTCATCCAGGTTGGATTAGAACGGATATGGGTGGGGATAACGCGCCAAATTCGGCAACGGACAGTGCATTGGGTATTCTTGGTCTATTAGAGGGAACAACTCCCATTGCAGAACAATTATTTTTCGTTGATCATTTAGGCAAGGAGATGCCTCTCTAA
- a CDS encoding ThuA domain-containing protein has translation MKHIVAVLGDYYHATEDSMAALKLALQSSIATGQCTLKVISIDELVEALESKPDAVIMFAEDRLTPQEDTTVRWMTATIAKAITQYVDAGGGWLAWHSGLASYEPDGPYIKMLRGHFLHHPQEHQVVTYTDCNGTEAFELLDEHYFVQCDEMHTEVYLRSTSVDGQSIAGWRHLYGNGRVSCLAPAHRPEGLRHPELLKRLEHAVLWIIGEVD, from the coding sequence ATGAAGCACATTGTAGCTGTATTAGGTGACTATTATCATGCAACTGAAGATAGCATGGCAGCATTGAAGCTGGCATTACAATCATCGATCGCAACGGGACAATGTACGTTAAAGGTAATCTCCATCGATGAGTTAGTAGAAGCGTTAGAGAGTAAACCAGATGCAGTCATTATGTTTGCAGAGGATCGACTAACACCTCAAGAGGATACGACTGTACGATGGATGACAGCAACAATAGCGAAGGCGATCACACAGTATGTCGATGCTGGCGGTGGCTGGCTGGCGTGGCATTCTGGGCTCGCTTCCTATGAACCTGATGGTCCATATATAAAGATGCTGCGAGGACATTTCCTTCATCATCCTCAGGAGCATCAAGTTGTTACATACACGGACTGTAATGGGACAGAAGCATTCGAACTTCTTGATGAGCATTACTTTGTTCAGTGTGATGAGATGCATACAGAGGTATATTTAAGATCGACATCGGTGGATGGACAATCGATTGCGGGTTGGCGTCATCTATATGGGAATGGACGTGTAAGTTGTCTTGCGCCAGCACATCGCCCAGAAGGACTACGACATCCTGAATTACTTAAACGGTTAGAGCATGCAGTGTTGTGGATTATCGGGGAAGTGGACTAA
- a CDS encoding uroporphyrinogen-III synthase produces the protein MGKLDGVHIAVTGPRCEVEFTRIVTKMGGQPSIAPAQGITYMDAKQLQVQIEELIRHRVDWLLLTTGIGTTALLDQADELGLKDQLLTVMKQTPIAARGYKTLNVLRKLEITPTIIAEDGTTEGLFKALSAYPLEGAKLALQLYGDPSPKLTERLRQSGAQCIELLPYIHIMPDRGPIDLLIGQCLDGTMDAVLFTSTAQARCVLQRARELNVDQQLLETFDKSVLGVAVGRVTAEAMREEGITRVLFPEEERLGSALLSAGRWFEERRST, from the coding sequence ATGGGTAAGTTAGATGGCGTTCATATCGCGGTGACGGGTCCTCGTTGTGAGGTTGAATTTACGAGAATCGTAACGAAGATGGGGGGGCAACCATCGATTGCGCCCGCACAGGGTATTACCTATATGGATGCAAAGCAGTTGCAAGTGCAGATTGAAGAACTCATTCGGCATCGTGTCGATTGGCTGCTGTTAACGACTGGAATTGGGACAACAGCGCTCTTGGACCAAGCGGATGAACTCGGACTGAAGGATCAGCTCTTGACCGTAATGAAACAGACGCCAATTGCCGCTCGGGGCTACAAAACCTTGAATGTGCTGCGCAAACTAGAGATCACGCCGACAATAATCGCTGAAGATGGCACGACGGAGGGGTTATTTAAGGCTTTATCTGCGTACCCATTAGAAGGTGCTAAGCTTGCTCTTCAGCTTTATGGAGATCCGTCCCCGAAGCTGACGGAGCGGTTGAGACAATCGGGTGCACAATGTATCGAGCTTCTTCCGTATATTCACATTATGCCTGATAGGGGTCCAATTGATCTCTTAATTGGGCAATGCTTAGACGGTACGATGGATGCTGTATTGTTTACAAGTACAGCGCAAGCCCGCTGTGTATTACAACGGGCGCGTGAGTTGAATGTTGATCAGCAGTTGCTTGAAACTTTCGACAAAAGCGTACTTGGTGTAGCTGTCGGTCGAGTGACAGCTGAAGCGATGCGTGAAGAAGGCATTACGCGAGTGTTGTTTCCAGAAGAAGAACGGCTTGGCTCTGCGCTACTTAGCGCTGGACGTTGGTTCGAGGAGCGTCGATCTACTTAA
- a CDS encoding histidine kinase: MTSHNWKVHAPLLRTSTVILLSLCLISWAVIMFQQISPAEKNPNRSTWQWVAEPRFDASNSPIEGWQSYEEGSTIPSINYWIRIPIDSNHLTDPYLKIEGIGSLQVVVNHEMIYAYFLPDDSKWWTPGRNMKLVELPLPLPATIDVLVHYKSFEPITATVHIDNKSSLFLKQFHKDLDSIILGVLLMFSGLVTLGLYITQRDRLYIYFCLLVFSGGIPAIANIQLLTLIWNGSILSYFQNVFLPLGTFAFVGALKEVFPTILSRTNQWLKWISFAYTIFIFAASLKSVSFYSTTVNFYLSIFVLVMIAAFRTISVAYKQSKDNESIWLMAGFLSMMLISFMHMFRFILKNIFPEPIRSSFDWFDWIPTNFLYWGIFTFVVCLIRVIIYRYTAMNRQMLEFNRSLEQIVKDRTHELQLQTEQLQLTHERLAASMRDNTEALVETLIMEERHRVTGGIHDTVGHTLSAVVIQLEAAKRLINRDQVQAQAKLISAQDLVRQGLEDIRQSVRLLRADSGYYNLPAAIGALIRDTEQMYSCRFEQHIKELPSALSTWQKRVLFQTLQEAIKLDPANIPQSFRLSIGSDDDVVYMRLTYCGRSSLPNTSGVGLQTMNEHIEQLQGSLTITLGPIDSELTLTLPLKNSLSNSI; this comes from the coding sequence GTGACAAGCCATAATTGGAAGGTCCATGCTCCGCTCCTTAGAACGAGCACCGTCATCCTGCTTTCACTTTGTCTTATTAGTTGGGCTGTAATCATGTTCCAGCAAATATCGCCTGCCGAAAAAAATCCTAATCGTAGCACATGGCAATGGGTAGCTGAACCACGCTTTGACGCGAGCAACTCGCCTATCGAGGGCTGGCAGTCTTACGAAGAAGGATCAACAATTCCTTCTATTAATTATTGGATAAGAATTCCGATTGACTCAAATCATTTGACGGATCCCTATTTAAAGATTGAGGGAATTGGCAGTCTGCAGGTCGTTGTAAATCATGAGATGATCTATGCTTATTTCTTACCAGATGATTCAAAATGGTGGACCCCCGGGAGAAATATGAAGCTAGTCGAGTTGCCATTACCTCTACCCGCTACGATCGATGTGCTCGTCCACTACAAGTCCTTTGAACCTATCACTGCTACCGTACATATCGATAATAAATCGAGCCTTTTTTTAAAACAATTTCACAAAGACCTCGATTCAATCATCCTTGGCGTACTTCTGATGTTCAGTGGTTTGGTTACACTTGGTCTTTATATTACGCAACGTGATCGACTTTATATTTATTTTTGCCTATTAGTATTCTCGGGCGGTATTCCGGCGATTGCAAATATACAACTACTCACACTCATCTGGAATGGTTCAATATTAAGCTATTTTCAAAATGTATTTCTACCACTCGGGACGTTCGCTTTTGTTGGCGCTCTGAAAGAAGTTTTCCCTACTATTCTTTCCAGAACGAATCAATGGTTGAAATGGATCTCCTTCGCCTATACGATATTTATCTTTGCTGCGTCTCTCAAGAGTGTGTCGTTCTATTCAACGACTGTAAATTTCTATCTGTCAATTTTCGTACTCGTCATGATCGCCGCATTCCGGACGATTAGTGTCGCCTATAAACAAAGTAAGGACAACGAATCGATCTGGCTCATGGCTGGCTTTCTCTCCATGATGCTGATCTCATTCATGCATATGTTCCGCTTTATCCTAAAAAATATATTTCCCGAACCGATAAGAAGCTCGTTTGACTGGTTTGATTGGATTCCAACCAACTTCCTATACTGGGGTATCTTCACTTTCGTAGTCTGTCTTATTCGGGTCATTATTTATCGTTACACAGCAATGAATCGCCAAATGTTGGAATTCAATCGTTCGCTCGAGCAGATCGTAAAAGATCGTACTCATGAGCTTCAATTACAAACTGAACAGCTTCAGCTTACGCACGAAAGGTTAGCTGCATCCATGCGAGATAATACTGAAGCATTGGTAGAAACCTTAATTATGGAAGAACGACATCGGGTCACTGGTGGGATACATGACACAGTAGGTCATACTTTAAGCGCTGTCGTCATTCAATTGGAAGCAGCTAAGAGATTAATTAATAGAGATCAAGTTCAAGCACAGGCCAAGCTCATATCCGCACAAGATCTCGTTCGACAAGGATTGGAAGATATTCGCCAGTCCGTAAGGCTGTTGCGTGCGGATTCTGGATACTACAATTTACCTGCAGCGATTGGAGCATTAATACGAGACACAGAGCAAATGTATTCATGTAGGTTCGAGCAACACATTAAAGAACTCCCTTCCGCCCTATCTACATGGCAAAAGAGAGTTCTGTTTCAAACATTACAAGAAGCAATCAAGCTTGATCCTGCGAACATTCCACAATCTTTCAGACTCAGCATTGGTTCCGACGACGATGTTGTTTATATGCGTTTAACGTATTGCGGACGATCCTCATTGCCAAATACATCAGGAGTTGGCCTGCAAACGATGAATGAGCATATTGAACAACTTCAAGGCTCATTAACAATTACTTTAGGTCCGATTGACAGTGAACTGACGCTTACGCTTCCATTGAAGAACTCTTTATCGAATTCGATTTAA